Genomic segment of Mercurialis annua linkage group LG6, ddMerAnnu1.2, whole genome shotgun sequence:
TATTTTCGTATATACAATaagtttttaaatgaaaataaataaaaattaattgtcacgtaataaaaaaaataaattgccaTGCATATGTTTTGGTCGGAAaaccttataaaaataaaaataaaatttagttataaaaataaaacgaaTTAAAATTTGCTATCTAAATTGAAGTAAAGTGATAGTTTGAACATCCCATAATCAATTATCCATATATAAGTAAGtagaaaaataagagaaaatccGGACCacataaaatatgaaataaaccAGCAACTAATTAACTCCTTACTGCATAACAATGGCATTCTCAGTTTCAACAACAACTAATTATTTCAACTGTCACAGCTCTTTAAATCTACCCTCATCGCCGTTCAAGCTCCCTCCGTTCTGGCCATGGCAAAAGGtaatatttagttaattataatttaaaaccatTGTCTGTGGATAAGCATTGTTAATGGGTGGCATTGGCAGGTGAAGATGGGTCCGATGAGTGTGTCTCCGATGGGGTTTGGGACATGGGCATGGGGTAACCAGCTTCTTTGGGGTTATGATGAATCAATGGACTCTGATCTTCAACGGACTTTTAATTTCGCTGTGGAGAATGGGATTAATTTGTTTGATACTGCTGATTCTTATGGGACTGGTCGGTTTAATGGCCAGAGTGAGAAGCTTCTCGGCAAGTTCATTCGTGAATTTCCTGGTCAGTGCAAATTTTATGATTAACCCCTAAAGAATTTGATGTATTTGGTGATATAATGTTTTGGTCTGTGTtaatttcttttgttcaatCGATATGGGATATTTTCTTGCTTAAAACAATTATTGAAGTGCTTAAGTTAATTGGTTCTCTGCCTTGTTAGAAAAGAAGACGCGAAATAACATTGTCATCGCCACAAAGTTTGCTGCATATCCATGGCGTGTAACACCAGGGCAATTTGTTAAAGCTTGCAGGTAGTACCACATTCTGGTGTATAAGTTTCTTGATCATGAATGTGTAATGTTTCTACGCAACGCGTTTCTTGATCATGAATGTTCTGTTTCACTCGAACGATGATTGTTCTGTTTATACTCGACGAGTATTGAAATTTTGAGGTGATCTGATAAGAAGAATGGTTCTGCAGGGGTTCGTTGGAAAGACTGCAAGTAGAGCAAATAGGCATAGGCCAGTTACATTGGTCTACTGCAAATTATGCTCCTCCCCAAGAATTAGCTCTCTGGGATGGTTTAGTGGCAATGTATGACGAGGTTACCATACTTTTATTACAAATAAGATAACTTATTTCTGCTACTAAAAATGAGGTGATGGGTTGCAAAAATCCCTTCACCTTTTTTAAGctatattgcacggaaacttgtTTAATACTTCCTTTTCGTTTTCGGAACTTATGGAACTCCAAatttataacctattcttaTAAGAAATATCGTTTCTCATAGTCCTCCTTATAGTGTAACTTTAATGTGGCTGATTTTTACTCGTTGGAAATCAGTATTCATGTTTCAGTGTTTCCATTTTCGAGCAACATAGTTTTAACTATGAATGAGTTTTTCTTgctttctataattttttgaagTGCTCCACCAGAATCAATCAAATGAATCTCataactaaattataatttagggtttagttCAAGCAGTTGGAGTGAGCAATTACGGACCAAAGCAGCTCGTAAAGATACACGATTATCTCAAAGCTCGAGGAGTACCCCTATGTTCAGCACAGGTACTGTTATGTGTTATTACACTAGGATATGATTAAGCTTCTAAAAGCATGTCATCACTGTAATTCTTAATGCAGACTGTTTTAATTGCATTTGCCAATCCTATCTCCAATTATCCTATATCAGGTGCAATTTTCTTTGCTAAGCAATGGAAAAGATCAGATGGAAATCAAGAAAATATGCGACTCTTTAGGAATCCGCTTGATTGCTTACAGCCCTCT
This window contains:
- the LOC126686837 gene encoding pyridoxal reductase, chloroplastic isoform X2 → MMNQWTLIFNGLLISLWRMGLICLILLILMGLVGLMARVRSFSASSFVNFLKTRNNIVIATKFAAYPWRVTPGQFVKACRGSLERLQVEQIGIGQLHWSTANYAPPQELALWDGLVAMYDEGLVQAVGVSNYGPKQLVKIHDYLKARGVPLCSAQVQFSLLSNGKDQMEIKKICDSLGIRLIAYSPLGLGLLTGKYTSSALPQGPRGLLFRQILPGLEPLLRSLSEIAEKRRKTVPQVAINWCICNGAIPIPGVKTIKQAEENLGAVGWRLSSDELLQLEYAASESPQKMIQNIFQTR
- the LOC126686837 gene encoding pyridoxal reductase, chloroplastic isoform X1, which gives rise to MAFSVSTTTNYFNCHSSLNLPSSPFKLPPFWPWQKVKMGPMSVSPMGFGTWAWGNQLLWGYDESMDSDLQRTFNFAVENGINLFDTADSYGTGRFNGQSEKLLGKFIREFPEKKTRNNIVIATKFAAYPWRVTPGQFVKACRGSLERLQVEQIGIGQLHWSTANYAPPQELALWDGLVAMYDEGLVQAVGVSNYGPKQLVKIHDYLKARGVPLCSAQVQFSLLSNGKDQMEIKKICDSLGIRLIAYSPLGLGLLTGKYTSSALPQGPRGLLFRQILPGLEPLLRSLSEIAEKRRKTVPQVAINWCICNGAIPIPGVKTIKQAEENLGAVGWRLSSDELLQLEYAASESPQKMIQNIFQTR